One Chlamydiales bacterium STE3 genomic window carries:
- a CDS encoding Uncharacterized protein (Product derived from UniProtKB/Trembl:F8L0H7) — protein MMRVNYSLFGTKMILKEMENFLSFHFYKKWSTHLEFIEKPFFWKAIMKAILASLFLSFSFMGLDAQMTHLKKVTEEIQKEEQLLPFNELMLSWNAARPTKGQYQIYLSVKIDEWTPWLHYASWGSEGQSGYMSAEPDCPAKVCQSALGVEDKWATGFQIKIIAENDAILESITALHVYTNGDQFEEKQQVNQYPSSIYLPVQGLSQMTLNHARSQDLCSPTSTTAVVRFLSQNPQIDPVQFADKSWDKGFDLFGNWIFNIAQASAELGPNWNVWIERLTSFDDIYKRLLARTPVVVSVRGPLKNSALPYSKGHLLAVIGYDAEQQKVFCMDPAFPQDDKTIVAYNFLDFLEAWERRGKFAYIFSLEN, from the coding sequence ATGATGAGAGTTAATTACTCGTTATTTGGTACCAAAATGATTTTGAAGGAAATGGAAAATTTTTTATCTTTTCATTTTTATAAAAAATGGTCTACTCACTTAGAGTTTATTGAGAAACCTTTTTTTTGGAAGGCAATCATGAAAGCAATCTTGGCAAGTTTATTTCTTTCTTTTAGCTTTATGGGGTTGGATGCGCAGATGACTCATCTAAAAAAAGTAACGGAAGAAATTCAAAAAGAAGAGCAGCTGTTGCCGTTTAATGAACTGATGCTCTCTTGGAATGCTGCTCGCCCAACCAAGGGGCAATACCAAATTTACTTGAGTGTCAAAATTGATGAATGGACTCCTTGGCTCCATTATGCATCCTGGGGGAGTGAAGGCCAATCAGGTTACATGAGTGCAGAGCCAGATTGTCCTGCCAAAGTTTGCCAGTCTGCATTAGGAGTCGAGGACAAATGGGCAACAGGCTTTCAGATTAAAATAATAGCAGAAAATGATGCAATATTAGAGAGTATCACTGCGCTGCATGTCTATACAAACGGGGATCAATTTGAAGAAAAACAGCAAGTTAACCAATATCCTTCATCCATTTACTTGCCAGTGCAAGGTTTATCTCAAATGACTTTAAATCACGCTCGATCTCAGGATCTCTGCTCACCAACGTCAACGACAGCAGTTGTGAGATTTCTTTCTCAAAATCCTCAAATTGATCCTGTTCAATTTGCGGACAAATCTTGGGACAAGGGTTTTGATTTATTCGGCAATTGGATTTTCAATATTGCCCAAGCCTCTGCTGAGCTTGGCCCTAATTGGAATGTGTGGATCGAAAGACTTACCAGCTTTGATGATATTTACAAACGATTATTGGCAAGGACACCGGTTGTTGTTAGCGTGAGAGGGCCGTTAAAAAACAGCGCATTGCCATATTCTAAAGGCCATTTGTTAGCAGTAATTGGGTATGATGCTGAGCAACAAAAAGTTTTTTGTATGGATCCAGCCTTTCCTCAAGATGACAAAACAATCGTCGCTTACAATTTTTTAGATTTTTTAGAAGCTTGGGAACGGCGAGGAAAATTTGCTTATATCTTTTCTTTGGAGAACTAA
- a CDS encoding Protein yeeZ (Product derived from UniProtKB/Trembl:F8LC68;Gene name derived from UniProtKB/Trembl:F8LC68) — protein MKLLVMGAGYTGMAFLNYLQNTPHEVYITTTREERVETLKPFGDEILILQADNDSRLREVILSCDGMVVMVAPKNSANYQETYLKTAERIAFILKEKTTPFYLLYTSSTSVCEGIENEWVFENRLLDPQSDNAKILLATENTYLNCGVTSCILRLGGIYGPGRELEKRAKRFSGVEMAGEGEEATNHIHVEDIVSAIAFCLNRSLTGVYHLVNDDHTSRKVLYAHLCHSMGILEPTWGKRLAKKKFGYKISNQKIKDAGFVFRYPLLKIPTTTGICE, from the coding sequence ATGAAGCTATTAGTAATGGGAGCAGGGTATACGGGGATGGCCTTTTTGAATTATTTACAAAACACTCCCCATGAAGTTTATATCACAACGACTAGAGAAGAACGCGTTGAAACCTTAAAGCCTTTTGGCGATGAAATTCTGATCTTGCAAGCCGACAATGACTCACGATTAAGAGAGGTGATTCTCTCATGTGATGGGATGGTTGTAATGGTAGCCCCTAAAAATTCAGCAAACTATCAAGAAACTTATCTTAAAACTGCGGAACGCATCGCTTTCATTCTAAAGGAAAAAACAACTCCTTTTTATCTTCTTTACACAAGCAGCACTTCCGTTTGTGAAGGAATCGAAAACGAGTGGGTATTTGAGAATAGACTGCTAGATCCTCAGTCTGATAATGCTAAAATCTTATTGGCAACAGAAAATACTTATCTAAATTGTGGTGTCACCAGCTGTATTCTTCGACTAGGTGGTATCTATGGCCCTGGAAGGGAGCTTGAGAAACGTGCAAAAAGATTTTCAGGAGTTGAGATGGCTGGAGAGGGAGAGGAGGCAACGAATCACATTCATGTTGAAGATATTGTGTCTGCAATTGCTTTTTGCCTGAACCGCTCGCTAACAGGTGTTTATCATTTGGTGAATGATGATCACACATCTAGGAAGGTTTTATATGCTCATCTTTGCCATTCCATGGGAATTCTTGAGCCCACATGGGGTAAAAGGTTGGCAAAAAAAAAGTTTGGCTACAAGATTTCCAATCAGAAAATCAAGGATGCGGGGTTTGTTTTTCGGTATCCTCTTCTTAAAATTCCCACAACTACAGGCATTTGCGAGTAA
- a CDS encoding Inorganic pyrophosphatase (Product derived from UniProtKB/Swiss-Prot:O84777;Gene name derived from UniProtKB/Swiss-Prot:O84777;EC number derived from UniProtKB/Swiss-Prot:O84777) — protein MPRIPMSIPDHHKMLYRSHPWHGIPLGDESPFVVNCYIEIVPTDTIKYELDKETGILKVDRPQKYSSLCPTLYGFLPQTYAGNLVGRYCTQKMGNQQEILGDGDPVDICVLTEKCIPRGDLLLRARPIGGFRLIDGDQADDKIISVLMGDFVYGEMKDIHECPNALIERLRHYFLTYKASPERLNSRVQITHTYNAAEAREIINLSREDYRAKFAGLLNS, from the coding sequence TTGCCGAGGATTCCTATGAGTATACCTGACCATCATAAGATGCTTTACCGATCTCATCCATGGCATGGGATACCCCTTGGAGATGAATCCCCATTTGTCGTGAATTGCTACATCGAAATCGTCCCCACGGATACGATAAAGTATGAATTGGACAAAGAAACCGGCATCCTTAAAGTGGATAGGCCTCAAAAGTATTCTAGTCTTTGCCCTACATTATACGGCTTTTTGCCCCAAACGTATGCCGGAAATTTAGTGGGTCGCTACTGTACCCAGAAAATGGGCAATCAGCAGGAAATTCTAGGGGATGGGGACCCTGTGGACATTTGTGTTCTGACGGAAAAATGCATTCCCCGAGGGGACCTTCTTCTGAGAGCTCGACCGATCGGAGGTTTTAGACTCATTGATGGCGATCAAGCCGATGATAAAATTATTAGTGTTCTGATGGGCGATTTTGTGTATGGCGAGATGAAAGATATCCATGAATGCCCGAATGCTTTAATTGAGAGATTACGCCACTATTTCTTAACCTACAAAGCTTCTCCTGAAAGGCTGAATAGCCGTGTCCAAATTACGCACACCTACAATGCGGCAGAAGCGCGCGAGATCATTAACTTATCAAGAGAGGATTACCGTGCAAAATTTGCAGGGCTTTTGAATAGTTAG
- a CDS encoding Uncharacterized protein (Product derived from UniProtKB/Trembl:F3YUA7), which produces MKNLEVIATILLLIGGLNWGLVGLFDFNLVTFLFGQFPAIVRAIYAVVGLAALYQVFQWKAVQERWK; this is translated from the coding sequence ATGAAAAATCTAGAGGTCATAGCCACTATACTGCTATTGATTGGTGGGCTTAACTGGGGATTAGTTGGTTTATTTGATTTCAATTTAGTGACATTCCTCTTTGGACAATTCCCTGCTATTGTTAGAGCAATTTATGCCGTTGTTGGTTTAGCTGCTCTCTATCAAGTTTTTCAGTGGAAAGCTGTCCAAGAACGTTGGAAATGA
- a CDS encoding Uncharacterized protein (Product derived from UniProtKB/Trembl:M8AKK2) codes for MKMQFFSFLTILISLVVIDAVWLGLMFKRLYAPSIGHLLSDSMKLWPVLVFYLLYAFLLNFFVVIPELKVPIGYKDVLIKGMLLGLLAYGTYDLTNQATLKGWPVLLTITDMAWGSILTGAVTLIAVYFTRKCL; via the coding sequence ATGAAAATGCAATTTTTTTCTTTTTTGACAATTCTTATCTCATTGGTTGTCATAGATGCCGTGTGGTTAGGATTGATGTTCAAACGTTTGTACGCCCCAAGTATTGGCCATCTCCTCAGTGATTCAATGAAACTTTGGCCAGTACTTGTATTTTACCTTCTTTACGCTTTCCTATTAAATTTTTTTGTTGTCATACCTGAACTTAAAGTGCCTATCGGTTATAAAGACGTGCTAATCAAAGGAATGCTTTTAGGTTTACTCGCCTATGGGACGTATGACTTAACGAACCAAGCAACGCTTAAGGGTTGGCCCGTCTTATTAACAATCACAGACATGGCTTGGGGTAGCATTCTGACGGGTGCAGTGACCTTAATCGCAGTTTATTTTACTCGCAAATGCCTGTAG
- a CDS encoding Uncharacterized protein (Product derived from UniProtKB/Trembl:F8KWB6): MEINSLNNNFQNIEKGFNFAECVPILGIASSIIRSKLGFLQMISGLAISIIMGFAALASKLVAKRTTELQYKKVMLMGLDHAVHGALNILRGYGVAFFGVGTFGLGNALMIIPNAIKEDKFAPFIGYGVVFKGYSHSVPRVIKIKES; the protein is encoded by the coding sequence TTGGAAATAAATAGCTTAAATAATAATTTTCAAAATATTGAAAAAGGATTTAATTTTGCTGAATGTGTACCTATATTGGGCATTGCTTCATCAATTATTAGATCCAAGTTGGGCTTTCTTCAAATGATTTCAGGTCTAGCAATAAGCATAATAATGGGTTTTGCTGCTTTAGCTTCAAAGTTAGTTGCAAAAAGAACGACAGAGCTTCAATATAAGAAAGTAATGTTAATGGGATTAGATCATGCCGTTCACGGTGCTCTAAACATTTTGCGAGGGTATGGGGTTGCCTTTTTTGGGGTAGGGACGTTTGGTCTAGGAAATGCATTGATGATCATTCCAAATGCCATTAAAGAAGATAAGTTTGCTCCTTTCATTGGCTACGGAGTCGTTTTTAAAGGCTACAGCCATTCTGTTCCAAGAGTTATAAAAATCAAAGAATCCTAG
- a CDS encoding Magnesium transporter MgtE (Product derived from UniProtKB/Swiss-Prot:Q5SMG8) has product MNRTGYTMNNHPKIDPHNLASLRPVEIADLISQTTKDDQLAIFRSLSPHTAVSVFEFLPWKIQKFLTISLEPEKTAEILSEMSQDDRTAFFEGLPNAAVNELLHLLPFQERVAALTLLGCPENSVGRLMTTDYIAVKLDWSVQQVLDYIRQYGRDSETINVIYVIDDKGKLIDDIRIREFLFAPLDYKVQDLIDRQFVALSVNDDDEEAIKVFSREDRVALPVTDKQGILIGIVTIDDILDLMAEEDTQDIQKIGGTEALEYPYMQTPFFSLMRKRASWLVILFLGELLTATTMGYFQEEISQAVVLALFLPLIISSGGNSGSQASTLIIRALVIGEVKLRDWWKIMRREILSGLFLGAMLGAVGFLRISLWSAFSTIYGPHWLLVATTVSISIIGVVLWGTLSGAMLPLILKRLGFDPAAASAPLVATLVDVTGIIIYFITGAFILQGTLL; this is encoded by the coding sequence ATGAATAGGACAGGGTACACAATGAACAATCATCCAAAAATAGACCCACATAACTTAGCCTCTCTAAGGCCTGTGGAAATAGCCGATCTAATTAGCCAAACTACAAAAGATGACCAATTGGCTATTTTTAGAAGCCTTTCTCCCCATACAGCTGTAAGTGTTTTTGAATTTCTTCCTTGGAAAATTCAAAAATTTCTCACCATTTCTTTAGAGCCTGAAAAGACTGCCGAGATTTTGAGCGAAATGTCTCAAGATGACAGGACAGCATTTTTTGAAGGTCTACCCAATGCTGCGGTCAATGAGCTGCTGCATTTGCTTCCTTTTCAGGAAAGAGTTGCCGCTTTAACGCTTCTCGGCTGTCCTGAAAACAGTGTCGGGCGACTGATGACAACAGATTACATCGCAGTTAAGTTGGATTGGTCAGTGCAGCAAGTGTTAGACTATATCAGGCAATATGGCAGAGATAGTGAAACGATCAATGTGATTTATGTGATCGATGATAAAGGAAAATTAATTGATGACATCCGGATTCGCGAGTTTTTATTTGCTCCATTAGATTATAAGGTCCAAGACCTTATAGATAGGCAATTTGTGGCGCTATCCGTTAATGATGATGACGAAGAGGCCATTAAAGTCTTTTCTAGAGAAGATCGAGTTGCTCTACCTGTAACTGATAAGCAAGGCATTTTAATCGGCATTGTGACAATTGATGACATTTTAGATTTGATGGCAGAAGAAGATACTCAGGACATCCAAAAAATTGGCGGTACGGAAGCTTTAGAATATCCCTACATGCAGACACCCTTTTTTAGCCTAATGCGTAAAAGGGCTAGTTGGCTTGTGATCCTTTTTTTAGGGGAATTACTCACCGCAACTACCATGGGCTATTTTCAAGAAGAGATTTCACAAGCCGTCGTGCTAGCACTCTTTTTGCCTCTGATTATTTCCAGTGGGGGTAATTCAGGCTCCCAAGCATCTACTTTGATTATTCGAGCTCTTGTAATCGGAGAAGTGAAGCTACGTGATTGGTGGAAGATTATGCGGCGCGAAATTCTTTCGGGGCTTTTCCTAGGAGCAATGCTTGGTGCAGTGGGCTTTCTTCGCATTAGCTTGTGGAGTGCATTTTCGACGATTTATGGCCCACATTGGCTTTTGGTAGCCACCACAGTCAGTATATCGATTATTGGAGTAGTCCTCTGGGGTACCTTGTCAGGGGCTATGCTTCCTTTAATTCTAAAACGCTTGGGATTTGACCCTGCAGCAGCATCGGCACCCCTTGTTGCCACATTAGTTGATGTAACCGGAATCATTATCTATTTTATCACAGGGGCGTTCATCCTCCAAGGGACATTGCTTTAA
- a CDS encoding Dehydrogenase/reductase (Product derived from UniProtKB/Trembl:W6TES0), with the protein MSHCQNLALVTGASSGIGAAISRELIQQGWKVIGVARSHDKLAKMREELSEAFIPVVCDVANKKHIHEVSQQLIHQRLCPTLFFLNAGIAGEAVLENPEHFDLAMHEKIMQTNYFGVLAWVEYWEKLCQQNGKTNFIVTSSINAIFAPPRGSAYCASKAAIARAFESLSLTYFGTNLNFSVMYPGPVDTAGLKGNLPFTWSAEKMGKRMVKFAFSGKTVCQPFLFYNILSRFLRLLPARYTMRLIGKVE; encoded by the coding sequence ATGAGCCATTGTCAAAACCTAGCTTTAGTTACAGGGGCTTCTTCAGGTATTGGTGCCGCTATTTCTCGAGAATTGATCCAACAAGGTTGGAAAGTTATTGGCGTGGCTCGCTCGCACGATAAGCTTGCTAAAATGCGAGAAGAACTCTCCGAAGCTTTTATCCCGGTCGTTTGCGATGTAGCAAACAAAAAGCATATCCACGAAGTTTCTCAACAGTTAATTCATCAACGTCTGTGCCCAACGCTTTTTTTCTTGAATGCTGGGATAGCGGGTGAAGCGGTCCTTGAAAACCCTGAACATTTTGATTTAGCAATGCACGAAAAAATTATGCAGACTAACTATTTTGGTGTTCTTGCTTGGGTTGAATATTGGGAAAAACTTTGTCAACAAAATGGCAAAACAAATTTTATCGTAACAAGTTCCATCAATGCCATTTTTGCACCACCTCGTGGCAGCGCTTACTGCGCTTCTAAAGCGGCTATTGCTAGAGCTTTTGAAAGTCTATCTCTAACCTATTTTGGTACCAATTTAAACTTTTCTGTAATGTACCCAGGGCCTGTTGATACAGCTGGGTTAAAAGGCAATCTTCCTTTTACATGGAGTGCAGAAAAAATGGGCAAACGCATGGTGAAGTTTGCTTTTAGCGGGAAAACCGTTTGCCAACCTTTTTTATTTTACAACATTTTGAGTCGATTCCTGCGCCTATTGCCAGCTAGGTACACCATGCGATTGATCGGTAAAGTAGAGTAG